From the Littorina saxatilis isolate snail1 unplaced genomic scaffold, US_GU_Lsax_2.0 scaffold_252, whole genome shotgun sequence genome, one window contains:
- the LOC138955560 gene encoding uncharacterized protein encodes MDTSVDAALEATRILMDKGKLLGLEGSELRDFVLECERENGERAERARERAERAEIADAERKRADAERERERADAERERERADAERERERADRVEREREEREQQTRLEELRIQVELARATNSRDRGGDEEEGNQNNNNHRNHRPRDTDNYQPKLPFLEDKDDVEAFLLQFERHAEASHWDPNTWSVRLSALLKGKARTAYTKMKVADARDYALLRKTLLERFQITAETYRQRFRNTRKENADSYKEFITQISLFLDRWVEMSNIGESFDDFKDLILTEQVYESMPTELVTYVKDRKPNSIDDVIDTVNLYEENRPKESRRHGKKPEERGHKAAHGTNSTNKDKDEGNKSRTSVKCFRCGKLGHFKKDCRQPPKDESASAAFQDENDVEGNATHDQLCDKCVHKKFTKLSQIVVEGQVVTAFRDTGSTSTIVDSKLVPASKITTRTKETSLAKKSVKEKLSVAHVYMDTPYFVGETEVSVMENPVHPVLIGNSMGVGSEKIETPVYPVRETVIPETTATAVTRGQEKREEEGNASIPSFPMEGKIFTVADLKREQQDDKSLEKLHVLARTNVTRGRVQFIYDKDVLYRQYSDKQGKDHRQVVVPHKMRAKVLSTGHDTAMSGHLGQKKSRERIWQDFFWPGIVGDIKRYCSSCDVCQRTMPKGRTRKVPLGKMPLIETPFKRVAVDIVGPIKPMSETKKQYILVMVDFATRYPEAVALKDIKAETVADALWTFWTRLGLPEEVLTDNGAQFTSELMTQVNQLLAIKGLTTSPWHPQCNGVVERFNGTLKAMLKKMTFEQPTKWDQYLPALLFAYREVPQDSLGFSPFELLYGRTVRGPMQVLRQLWTEEESNDEIRTTAEHVIDLRNRIEETCKIARDHLAKSAIRQAHFYDKKTKKRELIVGTRVLLLLPTKHNKLELAWKGPYVIEEKINSFDYKIKVGRQTRVYHINLLREYHEREMIAEPEKLPEEVVEQSAIVVEDLEEQDDEIFANMGPDPSILIPSTKRTENEKDVHVADTLTARQQREVRDACTEFSASLTDVPKATTLEICNIKMTDDRPVYVKPRPIPHALVDVVEREVKEMLDLKVIEPATSPYNAPIVIVKKAQGKAVRFCNDFREANKVIKNNAEPLTDKTKKQEPEKVKWTPACQVAFDTLKAKLAEQPIIQMPDHTLPYILRTDASDKGMGAVLLQDKGEGLQPIAYASKKLSETEQKYATVEKECLATVWGIQKFERYLYGRHFILETDHQPLQYLQRMKPTNARLMRWALQLQPYVFTVKIIPGKDNIGADYLSRATMN; translated from the coding sequence ATGGATACTTCAGTGGATGCAGCCCTGGAAGCGACGAGGATTTTGATGGATAAAGGGAAGTTACTTGGTTTGGAGGGATCTGAGTTGCGTGATTTTGTTCTGGAATGTGAGCGTGAGAATGGTGAACGTGCGGAGCGTGCACGTGAACGTGCTGAACGTGCGGAAATTGCCGATGCTGAACGTAAACGCGCCGAcgctgaacgtgaacgtgaacgtgccgacgctgaacgtgaacgtgaacgtgccgacgctgaacgtgaacgtgaacgtgccGACCGTGTTGAACGTGAAAGAGAAGAACGCGAGCAACAAACTCGACTCGAGGAGTTGAGGATTCAGGTCGAATTAGCTCGCGCAACAAACTCACGCGATCGCGGAGGcgatgaagaagaaggaaaTCAGAACAATAACAATCACAGAAATCATAGACCTCGCGATACCGATAACTACCAACCGAAGTTACCATTCCTCGAAGACAAAGACGATGTAGAAGCGTTCCTTCTGCAATTTGAACGTCATGCTGAAGCATCACACTGGGACCCTAACACTTGGTCTGTACGTTTGTCCGCACTGCTAAAAGGTAAAGCACGCACTGCTTACACCAAGATGAAAGTCGCTGATGCACGCGACTACGCATTGCTCCGAAAGACTTTGCTGGAAAGATTTCAGATTACCGCGgaaacatacagacaaagaTTCAGAAACACACGGAAAGAAAACGCTGACTCGTACAAAGAGTTCATTACTCAGATTTCCTTGTTCCTCGATCGCTGGGTTGAAATGTCCAATATCGGAGAAAGTTTCGATGATTTCAAAGACCTCATACTGACGGAACAAGTGTATGAAAGCATGCCTACTGAACTCGTCACGTACGTGAAGGATAGAAAACCAAACAGCATTGATGACGTGATCGACACCGTAAATCTCTACGAAGAAAACCGACCCAAAGAAAGCCGTAGACATGGGAAGAAACCTGAAGAGAGAGGACACAAGGCAGCACACGGGACGAATTCCACAAACAAGGACAAGGACGAAGGAAATAAAAGCAGAACCAGCGTCAAATGTTTCAGATGTGGAAAATTGGGCCATTTCAAGAAGGATTGTCGCCAGCCTCCGAAAGATGAATCAGCCAGTGCCGCATTTCAAGACGAGAATGACGTCGAGGGGAATGCGACACATGATCAACTGTGCGACAAATGTGTTCACAAGAAATTCACCAAACTGTCCCAAATCGTAGTTGAAGGCCAGGTAGTCACTGCTTTCCGCGACACCGGAAGCACCTCTACGATTGTTGATTCCAAACTAGTACCAGCTAGCAAGATTACTACGCGCACAAAAGAAACGTCTTTGGCGAAGAAATCAGTGAAAGAGAAATTATCGGTCGCACACGTTTACATGGACACGCCGTACTTCGTGGGAGAAACCGAAGTTAGCGTCATGGAGAATCCTGTCCATCCTGTGTTGATTGGAAACTCGATGGGTGTAGGATCGGAGAAAATCGAGACACCTGTATATCCAGTCCGTGAGACCGTAATCCCTGAAACCACTGCAACAGCCGTTACCCGAGGACAAGAAAAACGTGAAGAGGAGGGGAATGCGTCAATTCCCAGTTTTCCTATGGAAGGAAAGATCTTCACCGTTGCTGATCTAAAGAGAGAACAGCAAGACGACAAAAGCCTTGAGAAATTACATGTGTTGGCACGAACGAATGTAACTCGAGGGCGAGTTCAGTTCATCTATGACAAGGACGTGTTATATCGCCAATACAGTGACAAGCAAGGAAAGGACCACCGACAAGTAGTAGTACCTCACAAGATGCGAGCAAAGGTATTGTCCACCGGACACGATACGGCGATGTCGGGCCATCTCGGACAGAAGAAATCAAGAGAACGGATTTGGCAAGATTTTTTTTGGCCGGGGATCGTGGGTGACATCAAACGCTACTGCAGTTCTTGTGACGTGTGCCAACGTACTATGCCAAAAGGACGGACGAGGAAGGTACCTCTGGGAAAGATGCCTCTGATTGAAACTCCGTTCAAGCGTGTAGCCGTTGACATAGTAGGACCAATCAAACCCATGTCTGAGACAAAGAAGCAGTATATCCTAGTGATGGTGGATTTCGCGACCAGATATCCTGAAGCTGTTGCTCTCAAAGACATAAAGGCAGAAACCGTGGCTGACGCGCTATGGACATTCTGGACAAGATTGGGACTTCCAGAAGAAGTATTGACCGACAACGGAGCGCAGTTCACCAGCGAGTTGATGACTCAAGTCAACCAACTGCTCGCAATCAAGGGATTGACAACTTCACCTTGGCATCCTCAATGCAATGGTGTTGTAGAACGTTTCAATGGAACTTTGAAAGCGATGCTCAAGAAGATGACTTTTGAACAACCGACCAAGTGGGACCAGTACTTGCCAGCACTACTGTTCGCATACCGAGAAGTTCCCCAAGATTCGCTTGGATTTTCTCCTTTCGAACTTCTGTATGGGCGGACAGTGCGTGGACCAATGCAAGTATTGCGTCAACTGTGGACGGAAGAAGAAAGCAACGACGAGATACGCACGACGGCTGAACATGTTATTGATCTGCGAAATCGCATTGAAGAAACGTGCAAGATCGCCCGCGACCATCTCGCCAAGTCAGCAATACGACAAGCTCACTTCTACgacaagaagacgaagaagagagAACTCATTGTCGGCACCAGAGTTTTGCTTCTACTGCCAacgaaacacaacaagctagaACTTGCATGGAAGGGACCATACGTGATCGAGGAGAAGATCAACTCATTTGATTACAAGATCAAAGTGGGTCGCCAGACTCGTGTCTATCACATCAACCTTTTGCGAGAGTACCATGAACGAGAAATGATCGCTGAACCAGAGAAACTTCCAGAAGAAGTGGTGGAACAGAGCGCGATAGTCGTTGAAGATCTAGAAGAACAAGATGACGAAATATTCGCCAACATGGGACCTGATCCCAGCATACTCATTCCGTCTACAAAACGTACCGAGAATGAGAAAGATGTACATGTAGCTGACACATTGACGGCAAGACAACAACGTGAAGTCAGAGACGCATGTACAGAATTCAGCGCATCGTTGACTGATGTACCAAAAGCTACGACTCTAGAAATCTGCAACATCAAGATGACTGATGATCGACCTGTGTACGTGAAACCACGACCCATACCTCATGCGTTAGTGGACGTGGTGGAACGTGAAGTGAAGGAGATGTTGGATTTGAAGGTTATCGAACCAGCCACTTCACCCTACAACGCTCCAATAGTGATCGTGAAGAAAGCACAGGGCAAAGCAGTGCGTTTCTGCAATGATTTCAGAGAAGCAAATAAAGTCATCAAGAACAACGCTGAACCACTGACAGACAAGACCAAAAAGCAAGAACCGGAAAAGGTCAAGTGGACTCCTGCCTGTCAGGTGGCGTTCGACACACTGAAAGCCAAGCTAGCTGAACAACCGATCATCCAGATGCCAGACCATACACTCCCATACATCCTCAGAACTGATGCTTCAGACAAAGGAATGGGAGCTGTTCTACTTCAAGACAAGGGAGAAGGTCTGCAGCCGATCGcgtatgccagcaagaagctgtcagagACAGAACAGAAATATGCCACCGTAGAGAAAGAATGCTTAGCGACCGTCTGGGGAATCCAGAAATTTGAGCGTTATCTCTACGGAAGACATTTCAtactggagacggaccatcaacctcttcAGTATCTACAGCGGATGAAACCAACCAATGCCAGACTGATGCGCTGGGCACTGCAACTTCAACCGTACGTCTTCACCGTGAAGATCATTCCCGGCAAAGACAACATTGGAGCAGACTACCTCAGCCGTGCTACCATGAACTGA